CGCATCGAGACGCCCTCGAAGGCCCCGAGGTCTTCGCGATAGACCCAGGCACTGGCGAGACTGCCCGGGAACAGCGCGACGGTGCTCGACGCGTTGGCCGGGACGGGGGGCACCCCGGCGAAGACCAGCGCGGGCAGGGTGATGAAGGAACCGCCGCCCGCGGCCGCGTTCATCGCTCCCGCGAGAAGGCCCGCACCGAACAAGAGGAGGAAGTGTTCCATGCGGCGAGCCTGCGCCCCCTGCCCTCGACGGACAATGCGGGATAAGCTGAGTGTGCCTTCGGCTCCCCCGAAGGCTGGAGGACCGACGGAATGGAAGCGACGTCGCGCTTCGACCTGACCGACCTGCGACTGTTCCTCCAGGTGGTGGAAGCGGGGAGCATCACGGGGGGTGCCGAGCGGTCGCACCTGGCGCTGGCCTCCGCCAGCGCACGCGTGCGAGGCATGGAGGAGGCACTCGGTGTGCCGCTGCTGCTGCGCGGGCGCCGGGGCGTGCAACCGACGGAGGCGGGGCGGACCCTGGTCCACCATGCACGTGTCGTCCTGCTGCAGATGGAGCGGATGCGGGACGAGCTCGGCGAATACGCCCGGGGACTCAAGGGTCACGTCCGTCTGCAGTGCAATACCGCCGCCCTCACGGAGTTCCTCCCCGAGGCGCTGAGCACCTTCCTGACCACGCATCCCCATGTCGACGTCGCCCTGGAGGAGCGGCTGAGCCATGAGATCGTCCAGGCGATCGCCGAGGGCCGGGCGGATATGGGCATCGTCTCGGACTCGGTCGACCTGTCGGGGCTGGAGACCTTTCCCTTCCG
This is a stretch of genomic DNA from Archangium violaceum. It encodes these proteins:
- a CDS encoding LysR family transcriptional regulator — protein: MEATSRFDLTDLRLFLQVVEAGSITGGAERSHLALASASARVRGMEEALGVPLLLRGRRGVQPTEAGRTLVHHARVVLLQMERMRDELGEYARGLKGHVRLQCNTAALTEFLPEALSTFLTTHPHVDVALEERLSHEIVQAIAEGRADMGIVSDSVDLSGLETFPFRMDRLVLVTARAHPLAARRSIGFTETLEYDFIGLSEDSALQQYLAGHAARAGRRMSYRVRLRSFDAICRMVERDVGIGVIPETAAERCQRSMALRRLRLTDAWATRQLTLCVRRFAELPAYARQLLEALRA